The following are from one region of the Bradyrhizobium septentrionale genome:
- a CDS encoding helix-turn-helix domain-containing protein, with protein sequence MPARKTHPRTVTGIDKIIGNRLRQRRLELHISQSELADKLGVSFQQVQKYEKGVNRVSTGRLQQIATVLESDVSFFMGDLVGSKKPPTVTKLAGFLATKDGVEINEAMLRLDQTHRRAVIALARTLGTAYGVEA encoded by the coding sequence ATGCCAGCACGCAAAACCCACCCGCGCACGGTCACCGGGATCGACAAGATCATCGGCAACCGGCTGCGGCAACGCAGACTGGAATTGCATATCAGCCAATCCGAGCTGGCCGATAAGCTGGGCGTCAGTTTTCAGCAGGTCCAGAAATACGAGAAGGGCGTCAACCGCGTCAGCACGGGACGCCTGCAGCAGATCGCCACCGTGCTCGAAAGCGACGTGTCGTTCTTCATGGGCGATCTGGTCGGCAGCAAAAAGCCGCCGACGGTGACGAAGCTCGCGGGCTTCTTGGCAACCAAGGATGGCGTCGAGATCAACGAGGCGATGCTGCGGCTCGATCAGACGCACCGCCGCGCCGTGATCGCCTTGGCGCGCACGCTTGGCACCGCCTACGGAGTCGAAGCATGA